In Syntrophorhabdus sp., the DNA window GTGTGAGTCCGCGGGCGAGTTCGTATGATACCATTATAGATGCCGCAGAGACTGTCGTTCTGGAGGCCGGGGCGTCCCATATGACGCTCGATGCCGTAGCGGCCAAGGCCGGTGTCAGCAAGGGCGGTCTCCTTCATCATTTTCCGAACAAGGTATCCCTCCTTGTGGCGATGGTCAAGCGCCAGATAGACATGCATCAGAAGATACTGAAGAAGATACTCGGCGAGATCCCCGAGGGTCCATCCAGGGAACTCAAGGGATTTATCCTGTCCATCCTGTACCGGGAGCGGGACCGAGACAACCTGGGGGCATCGCTTTCTGCGGCCGTGGCCCACGATCCCCGTCTCAACGAGCCCGTGCGCAAGGTTGTCTCCGAGACCTACGCGCGATTGGCGCTGGGAGGCATGCCGTTCGAGAAGGCGGCCATCATTGCCCTTGCCGCCGACGGTCTCTGGCTGCAGGAGATGCTGTCCATATCACCTTTCACCGAGGAGCAACGGAAGAAGATCGTCGATGAGTTGCTAAAACTGGCCGACGAACAGGTCCCGGACGGAAAGCGGGGCCGGAAACCATGACAGGAAAAGAGATGACGGGATTCTCACTTTCAAAGGAGTGCTCAATGCGCGGTATTAGCAGGAGATGGCTCATAGTCGTCGTTGCCATTCTCGTGGTCATGACCATGACGGCGGCGGGATGTGGCAACAAGAAGGGGGATGGACCGGGTGCTCCGGAGGTCGCGGTGGTCACCCTCGCGCCTGAAAAGGTGCCCATCGTCACTGAATTGCCGGGAAGGATCTCGGCCTTCCTCATCGCCGAGGTGCGTCCCCAGGTGACGGGCATCATTAAGAAACGCCTCTTCACGGAGGGCGGCGATGTCAAGGCGGGACAGGCCCTCTACGAGATCGATCCCGCGCCCTACCAGGCAGCCTTCGACAACGCGAGCGCCTCGCTCGCCCGGGCCGAGGCCAACCTGCCGCCCATCCGCGCGAAGGCACAGAGATACAAGGAACTCGTCGCCATCAAGGCGGTGAGCCAGCAGGAATTCGACGACGTCACCGGCGCCCACCTCCAGGCCGAGGCGGACGTGAAGTACTGGAAGGCGGCCGTCGAGACGGCACGGATCAACCTCGGCTATACCCGTGTCGCCGCCCCCATCTCGGGACGGATCGGAAAGTCCAGCGTCACCGTCGGCGCCCTTGCCACGGCCAACCAGCCGGCAGCGTTCACGACCATCCAGCAGCTCGATCCCGTGTACGTGGACGCGACACAGTCGAGCGCGAACCTCCTCGGGCTGCAGCGCGCTGTGGCCTCCGGCAAGGTGAGTTCCAAAGGTCCCGGTCAGACAAAGGTCAAACTTGTCCTCGAAGACGGCACGCCCTA includes these proteins:
- a CDS encoding TetR/AcrR family transcriptional regulator, with translation VSPRASSYDTIIDAAETVVLEAGASHMTLDAVAAKAGVSKGGLLHHFPNKVSLLVAMVKRQIDMHQKILKKILGEIPEGPSRELKGFILSILYRERDRDNLGASLSAAVAHDPRLNEPVRKVVSETYARLALGGMPFEKAAIIALAADGLWLQEMLSISPFTEEQRKKIVDELLKLADEQVPDGKRGRKP
- a CDS encoding efflux RND transporter periplasmic adaptor subunit; translation: MRGISRRWLIVVVAILVVMTMTAAGCGNKKGDGPGAPEVAVVTLAPEKVPIVTELPGRISAFLIAEVRPQVTGIIKKRLFTEGGDVKAGQALYEIDPAPYQAAFDNASASLARAEANLPPIRAKAQRYKELVAIKAVSQQEFDDVTGAHLQAEADVKYWKAAVETARINLGYTRVAAPISGRIGKSSVTVGALATANQPAAFTTIQQLDPVYVDATQSSANLLGLQRAVASGKVSSKGPGQTKVKLVLEDGTPYPNEGILKFSDVTVDPSTGSFILRMVFPNPKGTLLPGMYARALVQEGVAEEAILAPQQGVSRDPKGNAYVLLVDAKNTVEMRMITTERAIGDRWLVSSGLKSGDRMIVEGLQKVRPGVPVKAVPFKTAGKDEKAPPATGDEKSAPPAPKAK